From Cloacibacillus sp.:
CGAGAATATAATGAGGACGTTCAAGCACGTCGGAGAGCTGGATTATGTCTACAAGATCCTGTGTCAGCACAGATCTGTACTGATCGGTATTTATATCCAGAACATTTGTCGCGATCCCGACAGTGCCGAAATAGACGTCATCACCGCCGATTACGAGCGGCTCCGGATATTTGCGGTTGTACAGCCGCACGCTGGAAGAGCATTTTTTCAGCGTATCGGTGATGACATAATCGGGGACGCGCACCATACACTTCTCCCTGTCAACATGCGCGCCGGCCTTTTCATAATAGTCCATCGCCCTTTCATCGTGGACCTCCACGCCTACCTCCCATAACAATGCCCGCGATGCCTGGTCGATGCACAAAAGATCTGCGTCGCTTAAAAGTTTAAAAGTCCCCATAGATGTGCCCCTCCCATTCAAAGTTTTTTTATCTGTTCCGTGTGGCTATTTCAGACGCTTGTTGATCTCAGCACAAAGCTCCTCTTTGGTCGGCACGATATTGTCAAATACGACTTCGTTATTGATGAGCATTGTCGGTAATGTAGAAACACCTAGCTTCTGCGTCCTGCGTATACCTGAAAGGCTTTTAATCAGAGTCTCTCTCCATATGATTCTGCCGTTAAAAAGCGGCTCCACAGACCTTACCGACTCCACCATGTATTGACACGGCGCACAGCCTTCTGAGTCGAGTGTGACGATCTCAATAAAGATTTTCCCATCTTCAGTTTTGACATCATCGTCTTCTTCCTCTGAATCGGCACATTGTTTAAGTGCCTCTTCCAGCGAAAGGAATCCAGAGTTCTTTTCCGGCACGACGCCATCCTGTACATAATTTCCTACCGCCTCAAGATTATAGAACGGGGTGTCAAATGGGAGGTCGCACCCCGGAGAAAGGATGTAACCGCGTTTACCTCCAATGGCGATACGCTCCGCAGCCTCCTTGACGCACTCCTCCGGCGAACCGAAAAGCAGCGTCGTCGTAAGTGCCATATTGCCCTCAAAACAGACATTGTATTTATCGGCCAACCCTGCCACCATCGCAAGGTCTACCTGTTCGTCGAACGCGATGCCATCAGGTCTGCACTGCATCATCAGCTCGATATTTTTTGTGGCGTTGCCACAGCAAAAAAGAGTTATAATACCGCCGCGTTCATGAACCGCGTTTACAAGAGGCTCAATCGTCGGAGTGACGAAGCGTTTAAAGTGCCGCGGAGAAATTTGGCTTGTCATAGGATCGACAACGGCGACCGCATGTGCCCCAGTCTCGAGGTACCACTCTGACATCTTCATTGAGATACCGGAACAATAAGCCAATAACTCCTTCGCATAATCCGGATTCTCGATCATACCCGTAAGAAAAGAACTTCCAGCCAGGTGCATCGCCAACGTAAAAGGGCCGCAGATGAGGGCAAAGACCGCCGTTGTATCACCTATTTCGCTAACGATTTTTTTCGTAGCTTCAAGACATAGAGGAATACGTCCTTTATCCTTTGTAAATTCAGGCAGAGAGTTAATATCGCCGCCATTTTCAAGAACATGCCCCACTACCGCAGGAGGATTTTTACGCGCCCATTTAAGCGAACATCCCAACACCTCCGCTTCTACCTGCAGATCAAAGACAGAACATACGCCGTCGGCGCGGTAGCGTTCTGCGGCAGCTACAACCCCCTTAACGATGGCGTCAGAATCTTTTAAAAAACTTTCAGCATCCATATCAACCAAGCGTGCGACGTGCACTCCCGTAAACGGCACCCAGGGTACTCGCTCTACCTCGCGAAAACGAAGGGCATTCATTACGAGTTCTTTTCCGCTCGCCATTCCACTTTCTCCCCTTTCTTTTATTGAAATTAATTCTACAAATAAATTAATAAGAAATTATTTCTACAAAAATTATATTATACTATTTCTCTTTGTCAATATATGTTTTGAAAATTTATTCCTATTTTCCCCTATCATATATTTTTATATAAAAATAAATAAAATTAAGGATTAAGTACATATGCAAACCATAGCGCTTCGTATAAAAGATAAGACATTGCGCGGCATACAGTTCAATATATATCGCAATGGCTCAAAAATTATAATATAATTACCGCTACATAATCGTTTTATGTTATAGTTTTTGTATTCTTCATGCGGATATCGGGGTGATATTAAATGGTAAGCGATAAAATAATGGAGGCGTTGCCCAAATTAACGAAAAAGCAGGCCACTCTTGGAAGGTATATTTGTGAAAATCTGTATGCAGCAGCCCTTATGAATGCTCCCATGATTGCAAAACAGGCAGGGGTAAGCGAGGCTACGCTGACGCGTTTTGTCTACACTTTAGGATATTCCAGTTTTTCAGAGTTTCTGCTGGATCTGCGCAGACAGACACAAGAATCCAACCTCAATAACCCTTTTCGCCAAGAACAATACGGGCGCAAGGACCGGCCTGTATATAAACGTGTTTTCGAGTTGGAAAAAAGCCTGATGGACGAGACTTTAAACACAATAGATCCTGATGTTTTTGAAACCTGCGTCGACAAGATAGCCACCGCAGATCAAATTTTACTGATTGGTGGACCGACGCACTCTTTTTTGACAGATTACCTAACAAACTTCCTGCCGCTTTTTCACGATAATGTCAAGGCCGCACATTCTCTTGACATGCCTTTTTTCGGGGCGTTGGAGTCGCTGACGGAAAAGTCCGTAGCCATTGTCCTGAGCTATCCGCGATATCCCGTTGAGACACAAAAAATGCTGGAGGCCGTCACAAGCAGAGGCATAACGACCATAGGTATCACCGACAGCAGGTTTTCTCCCATCATCAGATACTGTACCCACTACCTGTTAACACCACAGAGGTATTTGATGATTTTCGTCGACCCCAACGCACCAGCAATCACGCTGATGCACGCGTTACTCGTAGCCATCTACCAGAAAAATGAGGCATATATAAAGAAACGCCTCAACAACTACGAAAAAACAATTATTTCGTCCGATATGTTCGTATTTAAAGACTATAACTTCATGAGTAAGCTGTAAACAAAAAATATCATGCTTCATTTGCTGACAGCAAAGATTGGCGTTGGCTTTTACTGTGGCAAACTGTTTCCTATTCCACGTTTTCTCTTCGCCACAGGCATTCATCTCTTCGAGGACATTCGTGACACATAGAGCCAACTTTATTCTCCGAGTAATCCGCACCAAGCCCAATAACTGCGGAATTTGAAATATGAGGGACTAAAAATGTGGCTTCATTTAATTCTAAGCCAATTTTTTCGCCATGGCCAAGTCGGTAAAGATCACGCTGTCCGTCCACACCCCATCCATTAACAGAACCTGGCTGCATCGAGGGCCCCACACCACAGCCTATTTTCTCCGCCATCGACTCTACGTACTTTCTAGCGTTGCTGGAAACCTCTGCTAGAGCCTGCACACCTATAAGATCAAGGCAATACATCATAAGATAATCTTTTTTCTGTGAATAATCCTGCATAAGCACAACGAGTCCTGAGCCGACTGTGTTAAGTACTACAGCAACTTTTTCCGCCGGAACAAGGTACCCAGCCCTGGGGCCGATTAAGAGTTTTTCTTTAGCACCTCCGCCAAGTGACAACATCAGACATCCATCTAGAAGATCAATTTTTTCATAAACTTCTATCACAGACTGCATATGAAGAGCGGGTAATCCCTCTTTGTAAGCACGCTCAGCAGTCACTACCATATCTTCTGAGGAAGATTTTCTGCGTCCTTTTGAAAGTCTTGCCAGTATATCCTGCCAATTAAACGACACTTTATCTAGATTAATTATTTCCATCAACTTTCTCTCCTTCCATATTACACATTTGATACGGCAGCGTTTTCTTCACACACTTTAAAAACCAGTTCAGTCCATATATGCACACTGTTTCCGCCCGTGGATATTATTTCATCGTTCCGCTCGTATTCAATATGTGGAACCATGGCGCCTGCCTTCAGTGAACGCTCTCGAAGCCATGGAATCATCACCTCAAGCGTATAAAAAACTGCCTTTTCCACATCTTCAAAATCTTCAATATCAAATGGGAGATGAGCTCTAAATCGGCCACCGCCTATGGGGTTTATCCAAACAGTATAATTGAGTAAAAATGTCCCTGCGGCCGCCCCAACAGCGCCGGTAACCTCAGAGAACTCCGGAAGACTGAATTCACACCCCAGAACTGCAGCGGTATCCTTTATGAAGGCCCATGACGGCGCTCCGGCACCAATCAGTATACCGTCAAGTTCAAACCTGATTTGAGGACCTCTGGACTTGTCATTATATAGGGAATCAGAAATTAGATTACCGGCGCCGCTGTCACTGCTGATCTCCCTGCCGCTTCGCTCAAAACTTTTACATAATACGTTATATGCTATATGGTGAATGATCGTCTTATATACATCCTCTGAGAAAGATAATAAGTCCTCCCCTTTTGCAAGAGTCTCCGCTCCTGAACACGCAGCGGAAATATTCCACTTTTTTAGTTTGCCCAGAACATGAAGCATATCTGTCGGCGTAAAACCTCCAAAGGATATGAGCCCTCGTTCTTCCATACTTTCCAGACGCTTCAGTCCAACACTAAACAACCGTTCGCCTGTCAGCAACTCCTGAGCAGCCATTGGACCACCTTCGAGTTTTTTGGCAATCACACGTTCAAAGTCATCACAAAACGCTCCGTCATTGGAAGGAAAGACAATCAGTGGCTCATCAGCAAATCTGAGGTCATCTATTGTTTCAACTCCACCCACATAACTTTTCATAAAGCAGCGACAGAGTGGACAGACCCTGCGGGGACCGATAGTAATCCTGTCATTCCGCCCTCTACCGTATATACGGCTATCCCCTCCAAGGCCAAATGTGTAAATATCTATCGTTTTAATCAACGTTTTGTGGCTGCCTATGGTTGCGCCTTCGGTTCTCTGTGCCGGCGCGCCGTTTGCATCAAGATAAATAACATCCGTTGTCGTTCCTCCGATGTCCACAACCCATGATGGTTTGCCAAATTTACCGGCACACACCAAATGACTGGCCCCTACCGCGCTCGCAGCCGGACCGGATAATATACTCTCGATAGGATGTAATTTGGCCCAATCAAGTCCAACTAACGTTCCGTCGCTCTTTACTACGGAAATAGGAGCGACAATTCCTTCATTCCTGAACACCTTTTCAACAGATTCAAAAAGATCCATTATAATTGGAATCAGATTGGCGTTTAATGATGCTGTCACAGCCCTTAGCATCGCGTCGAGGTCAGATGACAGTTCATGTCCGCAGGTTACATACTTACCATTGAACATCGAACAGATAAGCTCACGTACTCTAAGTTCATGTGACGGGTTGCGCACAGAAAAAAAAGCTGAGACAGCAACAGACTCAGCGTGAGGAATATTTTCTTTCAGCCACGGGACAAGAGTTTCAATATCCAAAGCAGCCTTCTCGTTCCCTTTCATATCATGGCCACCACTTACCGCAATAATTCTCTCAGTGGGAAAGACGCCGTTTCGTCTTGCAGCACTCACCCTTTCAACGTCATAGCCAATAAGAATCAGCGCTGTTTCACGAATCTTATTTTCGACCAAAGCATTTGTGGCAAAAGTTGTTGCAAGACTTATTGACCTTATATCATTAGAAGCGAAATTTTTAAGGAGTTGCTTCAATCCATTTTTTATTGTATCTGCCATGTTTTCTTTGTCGGTAGGAACTTTTACAAAATCTTCCACCGAGAGTTCTTTCTCTGA
This genomic window contains:
- a CDS encoding uroporphyrinogen decarboxylase family protein, with protein sequence MASGKELVMNALRFREVERVPWVPFTGVHVARLVDMDAESFLKDSDAIVKGVVAAAERYRADGVCSVFDLQVEAEVLGCSLKWARKNPPAVVGHVLENGGDINSLPEFTKDKGRIPLCLEATKKIVSEIGDTTAVFALICGPFTLAMHLAGSSFLTGMIENPDYAKELLAYCSGISMKMSEWYLETGAHAVAVVDPMTSQISPRHFKRFVTPTIEPLVNAVHERGGIITLFCCGNATKNIELMMQCRPDGIAFDEQVDLAMVAGLADKYNVCFEGNMALTTTLLFGSPEECVKEAAERIAIGGKRGYILSPGCDLPFDTPFYNLEAVGNYVQDGVVPEKNSGFLSLEEALKQCADSEEEDDDVKTEDGKIFIEIVTLDSEGCAPCQYMVESVRSVEPLFNGRIIWRETLIKSLSGIRRTQKLGVSTLPTMLINNEVVFDNIVPTKEELCAEINKRLK
- a CDS encoding hydantoinase/oxoprolinase family protein, producing the protein MGSQIHGKILGIDAGGTFTDLVLLSEKELSVEDFVKVPTDKENMADTIKNGLKQLLKNFASNDIRSISLATTFATNALVENKIRETALILIGYDVERVSAARRNGVFPTERIIAVSGGHDMKGNEKAALDIETLVPWLKENIPHAESVAVSAFFSVRNPSHELRVRELICSMFNGKYVTCGHELSSDLDAMLRAVTASLNANLIPIIMDLFESVEKVFRNEGIVAPISVVKSDGTLVGLDWAKLHPIESILSGPAASAVGASHLVCAGKFGKPSWVVDIGGTTTDVIYLDANGAPAQRTEGATIGSHKTLIKTIDIYTFGLGGDSRIYGRGRNDRITIGPRRVCPLCRCFMKSYVGGVETIDDLRFADEPLIVFPSNDGAFCDDFERVIAKKLEGGPMAAQELLTGERLFSVGLKRLESMEERGLISFGGFTPTDMLHVLGKLKKWNISAACSGAETLAKGEDLLSFSEDVYKTIIHHIAYNVLCKSFERSGREISSDSGAGNLISDSLYNDKSRGPQIRFELDGILIGAGAPSWAFIKDTAAVLGCEFSLPEFSEVTGAVGAAAGTFLLNYTVWINPIGGGRFRAHLPFDIEDFEDVEKAVFYTLEVMIPWLRERSLKAGAMVPHIEYERNDEIISTGGNSVHIWTELVFKVCEENAAVSNV
- a CDS encoding MurR/RpiR family transcriptional regulator; this translates as MVSDKIMEALPKLTKKQATLGRYICENLYAAALMNAPMIAKQAGVSEATLTRFVYTLGYSSFSEFLLDLRRQTQESNLNNPFRQEQYGRKDRPVYKRVFELEKSLMDETLNTIDPDVFETCVDKIATADQILLIGGPTHSFLTDYLTNFLPLFHDNVKAAHSLDMPFFGALESLTEKSVAIVLSYPRYPVETQKMLEAVTSRGITTIGITDSRFSPIIRYCTHYLLTPQRYLMIFVDPNAPAITLMHALLVAIYQKNEAYIKKRLNNYEKTIISSDMFVFKDYNFMSKL